From Anopheles coluzzii chromosome 3, AcolN3, whole genome shotgun sequence, the proteins below share one genomic window:
- the LOC120959804 gene encoding E3 ubiquitin-protein ligase Su(dx) isoform X1: MDDGTIHQLIVIIEHATFRSNGFLKPNPYVEFSIDGKTSRKTDIIKNTNTPKWNERFTSIVSPGSVLHFRVLDHSSFRKDSLLGQQTVELAGILRHYNGVLELLELNMDLLIDGTGSSKTSEPRQPVKAGELVVVLDGLKIDMRHLGAGAGAMRGNETGTGSGMVHVNGQLSGGPSDLAPNGVHYHTLRSSILNGGIRARMRLRGTGGGSTSQQLQPATSSTGGMMNHALVPSSSSSSAALQHHQSQHSPASHASQSTSNNNATSTASDCVSSSLNEFSIAGGSYGTMGNGNMTAGSSPNGGGGGGSSSGASSSTGAIRRSGINWDQQNVSPVASSAGYHARLGPVYSNSSQEGLINGVSGGGHTNTAMLPVAGGSPGGANNGDGGSAIPMPMGGSLTDQQLILQHQQQQQQNPIDDEPLPAGWEMRVDKFGRRYYVDHNTRSTYWEKPQPLPAGWEQRRDPRGRVYYVDHNTRTTTWQRPNSERLMHFQHWQGQRQHIISQGNQRFLYPQHAQQSNSISVAHEEDDGLGPLPDGWEKRVQPDNRVYFVNHKNRTTQWEDPRTQGQEVSMLAEGPLPPGWEIRYTANGERFFVDHNNRKTTFEDPRPGAPKGAKGVYGVPKAYERSFRWKLSQFRYLCQSNALASHIKITLTRQTLFEDSYHQIMRLPAYELRRRLYIIFRGEEGLDYGGVSREWFFLLSHEVLNPMYCLFEYANKNNYSLQINPASYVNPDHLQYFKFIGRFIAMALYHGRFIYSGFTMPFYKRMLNKKLTTKDIETIDPEFYNSLIWVRDNNIDECGLELWFSVDFEVLGQIIHHELKDNGDKERVTEENKEEYISLMTEWRMTRGIEEQTKTFLDGFNEVVPLEWLKYFDERELELMLCGMQEIDVDDWQRNSIYRHYNRNSKQVVWFWQFVRETDNEKRARLLQFVTGTCRVPVGGFAELMGSNGPQRFCIEKVGKDTWLPRSHTCFNRLDLPPYKSYDQLVEKLNYAIEETEGFGQE; encoded by the exons ATGGACGACGGTACCATCCATCAGCTGATTGTGATAA TCGAGCACGCCACCTTCCGGAGCAATGGCTTCCTGAAGCCCAACCCGTACGTCGAGTTTTCGATCGATGGCAAAACTTCACGCAAGACAGATATCAtcaaaaacaccaacacaccgaAATGGAACGAGCGGTTCACGAGCATCGTGTCGCCCGGCTCGGTGCTGCACTTTCGCGTCCTCGACCATTCGAGCTTCCGCAAGGATTCACTGCTCGGCCAGCAGACGGTTGAGCTGGCGGGCATTCTGCGACACTACAACGGTGTGCTCGAACTGCTCGAACTCAACATGGACCTGCTGATCGATGGGACGGGCTCGTCCAAAACGAGCGAACCGCGCCAACCGGTCAAAGCGGGCGAGCTGGTGGTCGTGCTCGATGGTTTGAAGATCGATATGCGCCATTTGGGTGCGGGTGCGGGTGCAATGCGCGGCAATGAAACCGGTACCGGCAGCGGAATGGTCCACGTAAATGGG CAGCTGTCGGGCGGTCCTAGCGATTTGGCGCCGAACGGTGTGCACTATCACACGCTACGGAGCAGCATACTGAACGGCGGCATTCGGGCGCGAATGCGTTTGCGAGGCACCGGAGGTGGCAGCACATCGCAACAGCTGCAGCCGGCGACATCATCCACCGGTGGCATGATGAATCATGCACTAGTACCGTCATCCTCGTCCTCATCGGCGGCCCTGCAGCACCATCAGTCGCAACACTCGCCCGCTTCCCACGCTAGCCAAAGCACGAGCAACAATAACGCCACGTCCACGGCCTCCGATtgtgtgtcgtcgtcgttaAACGAGTTTAGTATAGCGGGCGGATCGTACGGCACCATGGGCAACGGTAACATGACGGCCGGTTCCTCCCCgaacggtggcggcggtggaggcAGCTCGTCGGGCGCCTCCTCGTCGACGGGCGCTATCCGACGGAGTGGCATCAACTGGGATCAGCAGAACGTTTCGCCGGTGGCCTCGTCCGCGGGATACCACGCTCGACTCGGTCCAGTGTATTCGAACTCGTCGCAGGAAGGCCTGATCAACGGTGTATCGGGTGggggacacacaaacacggccATGTTGCCGGTCGCAGGTGGAAGTCCTGGCGGTGCAAATAATGGAGATGGTGGTTCCGCCATACCGATGCCGATGGGCGGAAGCTTAACCGATCAGCAGCTTATactgcagcatcagcaacagcagcagcaaaatccCATCGACGACGAACCGCTACCGGCCGGGTGGGAGATGCGGGTGGACAAGTTCGGCCGGCGCTACTACGTCGATCACAACACGCGCTCGACGTATTGGGAGAAGCCGCAGCCGCTACCGGCTGGCTGGGAGCAGCGGCGCGATCCCCGCGGCCGCGTGTACTACGTGGATCAtaacacgcgcaccaccacctgGCAGCGGCCGAACAGCGAGCGGCTGATGCACTTCCAGCACTGGCAGGGCCAGCGGCAACACATCATCTCGCAGGGCAATCAGCGGTTCCTCTATCCCCAGCACGCCCAGCAGTCGAACTCGATCTCGGTGGCGCACGAAGAGGACGATGGGCTGGGACCGCTGCCGGACGGATGGGAAAAGCGCGTCCAGCCGGACAATCGGGTGTACTTTGTGAACCATAAAAACCGCACCACCCAGTGGGAAGACCCGCGGACGCAGGGCCAGGAGGTGAGCATGCTGGCGGAGGGTCCACTACCGCCCGGCTGGGAGATTCGCTACACCGCCAACGGGGAGCGGTTCTTCGTGGATCACAACAATCGTAAAACGACGTTTGAGGATCCGCGGCCCGGCGCACCGAAGGGCGCCAAGGGTGTATACGGTGTACCGAAGGCGTACGAGCGCTCCTTCCGCTGGAAGCTGAGCCAGTTCCGGTATCTGTGTCAGAGCAATGCGCTCGCGTCCCACATCAAAATAACGCTCACGCGGCAAACGCTGTTCGAGGACTCATACCATCAGATCATGCGGCTGCCGGCGTACGAGCTGAGGCGCCGGCTGTACATTATCTTCCGCGGCGAGGAGGGGCTCGACTACGGCGGTGTATCGCGCGAGTGGTTCTTCCTGCTGTCGCACGAAGTGCTCAACCCAATGTACTGCCTGTTTGAGTACGCGAACAAGAACAACTACAGCTTGCAGATCAATCCGGCCAGCTACGTGAATCCGGACCACCTGCAGTACTTCAAGTTCATTGGGCGGTTCATCGCGATGGCACTGTACCATGGGCGGTTCATCTATTCCGGCTTCACGATGCCGTTCTACAAGCGTATGCTGAACAAGAAGCTAACGACCAAAGACATCGAAACGATCGATCCGGAGTTTTACAACTCGCTCATCTGGGTGCGGGACAACAACATCGACGAGTGCGGGCTGGAGCTGTGGTTCAGCGTCGATTTCGAGGTGCTGGGACAGATCATCCATCACGAGCTGAAGGATAACGGTGACAAGGAGCGCGTGACGGAGGAGAACAAGGAAGAGTACATCTCGCTCATGACCGAGTGGCGAATGACGAG GGGTATCGAGGAGCAGACCAAAACCTTCCTGGATGGGTTTAACGAGGTGGTGCCGCTCGAATGGTTAAAGTATTTTGATGAGCGCGAGCTGGAGCTAATGCTGTGCGGCATGCAGGAGATCGATGTGGACGACTGGCAGCGCAATTCCATCTATCGGCATTACAATCGCAACAGCAAACAGGTCGTTTGGTTCTGGCAG TTTGTGCGGGAAACGGACAACGAAAAGCGGGCCCGCCTGTTGCAGTTCGTTACCGGCACCTGCCGCGTACCGGTCGGCGGGTTCGCCGAGCTGATGGGCTCGAACGGGCCGCAGCGCTTCTGCATCGAGAAGGTGGGCAAGGACACGTGGCTGCCCCGATCGCACACGTGCTTCAATCGGTTAGATCTACCACCGTACAAGAGCTACGATCAGCTGGTAGAGAAGCTAAACTATGCGATCGAAGAGACTGAAGGTTTCGGGCAGGAGTAA
- the LOC120959804 gene encoding E3 ubiquitin-protein ligase Su(dx) isoform X2, producing MDDGTIHQLIVIIEHATFRSNGFLKPNPYVEFSIDGKTSRKTDIIKNTNTPKWNERFTSIVSPGSVLHFRVLDHSSFRKDSLLGQQTVELAGILRHYNGVLELLELNMDLLIDGTGSSKTSEPRQPVKAGELVVVLDGLKIDMRHLGAGAGAMRGNETGTGSGMVHVNGLSGGPSDLAPNGVHYHTLRSSILNGGIRARMRLRGTGGGSTSQQLQPATSSTGGMMNHALVPSSSSSSAALQHHQSQHSPASHASQSTSNNNATSTASDCVSSSLNEFSIAGGSYGTMGNGNMTAGSSPNGGGGGGSSSGASSSTGAIRRSGINWDQQNVSPVASSAGYHARLGPVYSNSSQEGLINGVSGGGHTNTAMLPVAGGSPGGANNGDGGSAIPMPMGGSLTDQQLILQHQQQQQQNPIDDEPLPAGWEMRVDKFGRRYYVDHNTRSTYWEKPQPLPAGWEQRRDPRGRVYYVDHNTRTTTWQRPNSERLMHFQHWQGQRQHIISQGNQRFLYPQHAQQSNSISVAHEEDDGLGPLPDGWEKRVQPDNRVYFVNHKNRTTQWEDPRTQGQEVSMLAEGPLPPGWEIRYTANGERFFVDHNNRKTTFEDPRPGAPKGAKGVYGVPKAYERSFRWKLSQFRYLCQSNALASHIKITLTRQTLFEDSYHQIMRLPAYELRRRLYIIFRGEEGLDYGGVSREWFFLLSHEVLNPMYCLFEYANKNNYSLQINPASYVNPDHLQYFKFIGRFIAMALYHGRFIYSGFTMPFYKRMLNKKLTTKDIETIDPEFYNSLIWVRDNNIDECGLELWFSVDFEVLGQIIHHELKDNGDKERVTEENKEEYISLMTEWRMTRGIEEQTKTFLDGFNEVVPLEWLKYFDERELELMLCGMQEIDVDDWQRNSIYRHYNRNSKQVVWFWQFVRETDNEKRARLLQFVTGTCRVPVGGFAELMGSNGPQRFCIEKVGKDTWLPRSHTCFNRLDLPPYKSYDQLVEKLNYAIEETEGFGQE from the exons ATGGACGACGGTACCATCCATCAGCTGATTGTGATAA TCGAGCACGCCACCTTCCGGAGCAATGGCTTCCTGAAGCCCAACCCGTACGTCGAGTTTTCGATCGATGGCAAAACTTCACGCAAGACAGATATCAtcaaaaacaccaacacaccgaAATGGAACGAGCGGTTCACGAGCATCGTGTCGCCCGGCTCGGTGCTGCACTTTCGCGTCCTCGACCATTCGAGCTTCCGCAAGGATTCACTGCTCGGCCAGCAGACGGTTGAGCTGGCGGGCATTCTGCGACACTACAACGGTGTGCTCGAACTGCTCGAACTCAACATGGACCTGCTGATCGATGGGACGGGCTCGTCCAAAACGAGCGAACCGCGCCAACCGGTCAAAGCGGGCGAGCTGGTGGTCGTGCTCGATGGTTTGAAGATCGATATGCGCCATTTGGGTGCGGGTGCGGGTGCAATGCGCGGCAATGAAACCGGTACCGGCAGCGGAATGGTCCACGTAAATGGG CTGTCGGGCGGTCCTAGCGATTTGGCGCCGAACGGTGTGCACTATCACACGCTACGGAGCAGCATACTGAACGGCGGCATTCGGGCGCGAATGCGTTTGCGAGGCACCGGAGGTGGCAGCACATCGCAACAGCTGCAGCCGGCGACATCATCCACCGGTGGCATGATGAATCATGCACTAGTACCGTCATCCTCGTCCTCATCGGCGGCCCTGCAGCACCATCAGTCGCAACACTCGCCCGCTTCCCACGCTAGCCAAAGCACGAGCAACAATAACGCCACGTCCACGGCCTCCGATtgtgtgtcgtcgtcgttaAACGAGTTTAGTATAGCGGGCGGATCGTACGGCACCATGGGCAACGGTAACATGACGGCCGGTTCCTCCCCgaacggtggcggcggtggaggcAGCTCGTCGGGCGCCTCCTCGTCGACGGGCGCTATCCGACGGAGTGGCATCAACTGGGATCAGCAGAACGTTTCGCCGGTGGCCTCGTCCGCGGGATACCACGCTCGACTCGGTCCAGTGTATTCGAACTCGTCGCAGGAAGGCCTGATCAACGGTGTATCGGGTGggggacacacaaacacggccATGTTGCCGGTCGCAGGTGGAAGTCCTGGCGGTGCAAATAATGGAGATGGTGGTTCCGCCATACCGATGCCGATGGGCGGAAGCTTAACCGATCAGCAGCTTATactgcagcatcagcaacagcagcagcaaaatccCATCGACGACGAACCGCTACCGGCCGGGTGGGAGATGCGGGTGGACAAGTTCGGCCGGCGCTACTACGTCGATCACAACACGCGCTCGACGTATTGGGAGAAGCCGCAGCCGCTACCGGCTGGCTGGGAGCAGCGGCGCGATCCCCGCGGCCGCGTGTACTACGTGGATCAtaacacgcgcaccaccacctgGCAGCGGCCGAACAGCGAGCGGCTGATGCACTTCCAGCACTGGCAGGGCCAGCGGCAACACATCATCTCGCAGGGCAATCAGCGGTTCCTCTATCCCCAGCACGCCCAGCAGTCGAACTCGATCTCGGTGGCGCACGAAGAGGACGATGGGCTGGGACCGCTGCCGGACGGATGGGAAAAGCGCGTCCAGCCGGACAATCGGGTGTACTTTGTGAACCATAAAAACCGCACCACCCAGTGGGAAGACCCGCGGACGCAGGGCCAGGAGGTGAGCATGCTGGCGGAGGGTCCACTACCGCCCGGCTGGGAGATTCGCTACACCGCCAACGGGGAGCGGTTCTTCGTGGATCACAACAATCGTAAAACGACGTTTGAGGATCCGCGGCCCGGCGCACCGAAGGGCGCCAAGGGTGTATACGGTGTACCGAAGGCGTACGAGCGCTCCTTCCGCTGGAAGCTGAGCCAGTTCCGGTATCTGTGTCAGAGCAATGCGCTCGCGTCCCACATCAAAATAACGCTCACGCGGCAAACGCTGTTCGAGGACTCATACCATCAGATCATGCGGCTGCCGGCGTACGAGCTGAGGCGCCGGCTGTACATTATCTTCCGCGGCGAGGAGGGGCTCGACTACGGCGGTGTATCGCGCGAGTGGTTCTTCCTGCTGTCGCACGAAGTGCTCAACCCAATGTACTGCCTGTTTGAGTACGCGAACAAGAACAACTACAGCTTGCAGATCAATCCGGCCAGCTACGTGAATCCGGACCACCTGCAGTACTTCAAGTTCATTGGGCGGTTCATCGCGATGGCACTGTACCATGGGCGGTTCATCTATTCCGGCTTCACGATGCCGTTCTACAAGCGTATGCTGAACAAGAAGCTAACGACCAAAGACATCGAAACGATCGATCCGGAGTTTTACAACTCGCTCATCTGGGTGCGGGACAACAACATCGACGAGTGCGGGCTGGAGCTGTGGTTCAGCGTCGATTTCGAGGTGCTGGGACAGATCATCCATCACGAGCTGAAGGATAACGGTGACAAGGAGCGCGTGACGGAGGAGAACAAGGAAGAGTACATCTCGCTCATGACCGAGTGGCGAATGACGAG GGGTATCGAGGAGCAGACCAAAACCTTCCTGGATGGGTTTAACGAGGTGGTGCCGCTCGAATGGTTAAAGTATTTTGATGAGCGCGAGCTGGAGCTAATGCTGTGCGGCATGCAGGAGATCGATGTGGACGACTGGCAGCGCAATTCCATCTATCGGCATTACAATCGCAACAGCAAACAGGTCGTTTGGTTCTGGCAG TTTGTGCGGGAAACGGACAACGAAAAGCGGGCCCGCCTGTTGCAGTTCGTTACCGGCACCTGCCGCGTACCGGTCGGCGGGTTCGCCGAGCTGATGGGCTCGAACGGGCCGCAGCGCTTCTGCATCGAGAAGGTGGGCAAGGACACGTGGCTGCCCCGATCGCACACGTGCTTCAATCGGTTAGATCTACCACCGTACAAGAGCTACGATCAGCTGGTAGAGAAGCTAAACTATGCGATCGAAGAGACTGAAGGTTTCGGGCAGGAGTAA